One genomic segment of Halorussus sp. MSC15.2 includes these proteins:
- a CDS encoding MutH/Sau3AI family endonuclease — MDFEPIGQDATEEEISEAAKVLLGETFGEISEDILGMADDERARSKHGAANVIEEGYFGIPINSSPKPDFPDAGIELKVTPLKLTGDDDLVRPKERLVLSMVDYNAIAEADHWTDVPALRKKLSKMLIIWYVHVVGEDRADYPVVWVDIWEPDETWSQRLQDDFETVKEKVLAGEVPSERHVDYLGTCPKHGGGYIKENPSESPRSSKVAPDAHPVLDHAEKRGWSIALGGMMDVLLDSTGLEKSKSGRSRGVDLEELEERAAERSVDGFDGFDLEGGRLVI; from the coding sequence ATGGACTTCGAACCTATCGGCCAAGATGCAACAGAAGAAGAGATTAGCGAAGCCGCGAAGGTACTCTTAGGAGAGACGTTCGGGGAGATTAGCGAAGACATCCTCGGGATGGCAGATGACGAGCGCGCTCGGTCGAAACACGGTGCTGCTAATGTCATCGAGGAGGGCTACTTCGGGATTCCCATCAACAGTTCTCCGAAGCCGGACTTCCCAGATGCAGGAATCGAGCTCAAGGTGACGCCGCTCAAGCTCACCGGCGACGATGATTTGGTTCGTCCGAAGGAGCGACTCGTCCTCAGCATGGTCGACTATAACGCCATCGCTGAGGCCGACCATTGGACGGACGTCCCCGCACTCCGGAAGAAGCTCTCGAAGATGCTCATCATCTGGTACGTTCACGTGGTCGGCGAAGACCGCGCCGACTACCCTGTCGTCTGGGTCGATATCTGGGAACCGGATGAGACGTGGTCACAGCGGTTGCAGGATGACTTCGAGACGGTCAAGGAGAAGGTGCTCGCCGGTGAGGTGCCGAGTGAACGCCACGTAGACTATCTGGGAACCTGTCCGAAGCATGGCGGCGGCTATATCAAGGAGAACCCGTCGGAGTCTCCACGCAGTTCGAAGGTTGCACCAGACGCCCATCCGGTCCTTGACCATGCAGAGAAACGGGGATGGTCCATCGCCCTCGGAGGGATGATGGATGTCCTGTTGGATTCAACCGGCCTCGAGAAATCGAAAAGCGGTCGTTCAAGAGGTGTCGACCTTGAGGAACTCGAAGAGCGGGCTGCCGAGCGGAGTGTCGATGGCTTCGATGGATTCGATCTCGAGGGTGGACGGTTGGTCATCTGA